The Streptomyces sp. DH-12 genome has a window encoding:
- a CDS encoding GntR family transcriptional regulator, with translation MPRLSGDVAVTRSTLRQQIVDALRDEVLAGRLQPGQAFTVKEIAEQYGVSATPVREALVDLSAQGLLDADQHRGFRVHEYTADDFRGMIEARRLVTDGMFHALTHGGPPHLRPEEPRLAAHLAGVRRRGEEARRAALAGEVTVLIGYDLRFWRELASAFGNPYLTDFLHRLRVQMWVCVVQHLRRLPDPRGRLWAQHTELVDALTRGDTDAVRDILDGYTAYSLSLVEGLTSGGTGKGPVRRPAAEGPPARDADTLP, from the coding sequence ATGCCCCGCCTCAGCGGCGACGTCGCCGTGACCCGCAGCACCCTGCGGCAGCAGATCGTCGACGCGCTCCGTGACGAGGTGCTGGCCGGGCGGCTCCAGCCGGGGCAGGCGTTCACGGTCAAGGAGATCGCCGAGCAGTACGGGGTGTCGGCGACGCCGGTGCGGGAGGCGCTGGTCGACCTGTCGGCGCAGGGCCTGCTCGACGCCGACCAGCACCGGGGCTTCCGGGTGCACGAGTACACCGCCGACGACTTCCGCGGCATGATCGAGGCGCGCCGCCTGGTCACCGACGGGATGTTCCACGCGCTGACCCACGGCGGCCCGCCGCACCTGCGGCCCGAGGAGCCCCGGCTGGCCGCGCACCTCGCCGGGGTGCGCCGGCGCGGCGAGGAGGCCCGGCGCGCGGCCCTGGCCGGTGAGGTCACCGTGCTGATCGGCTACGACCTGCGGTTCTGGCGGGAACTGGCGTCCGCGTTCGGCAACCCGTACCTCACCGACTTCCTGCACCGGCTGCGGGTGCAGATGTGGGTGTGCGTGGTGCAGCACCTGCGGCGGCTGCCCGATCCGCGGGGCCGGCTCTGGGCACAGCACACCGAGCTGGTGGACGCCCTGACGCGGGGCGACACCGACGCCGTGCGTGACATCCTCGACGGGTACACCGCGTACTCCCTGTCCCTCGTCGAGGGCCTGACGTCCGGCGGGACGGGTAAGGGACCTGTACGACGGCCCGCAGCGGAGGGTCCGCCCGCACGGGACGCCGATACGCTTCCCTGA
- a CDS encoding adenylosuccinate synthase: MPALVLLGAQWGDEGKGKATDLLGGSVDYVVRYQGGNNAGHTVVVGDQKYALHLLPSGILSPGCTPVIGNGVVVDPSVLLSELSGLNERGVDTSKLLISGNAHIITPYNVTVDKVTERFLGKRKIGTTGRGIGPTYADKINRVGIRVQDLYDESILTQKVEAALDVKNQVLTKLYNRRAIAVEQVVEELLGYAEKLAPYVADTVLVLNEALEQDKVVLFEGGQGTLLDIDHGTYPFVTSSNPTAGGACTGAGVGPTKISRVIGILKAYTTRVGAGPFPTELFDEDGEALRRIGGERGVTTGRDRRCGWFDAVIARYATRVNGLTDFFLTKLDVLTGWEQIPVCVAYEIDGRRVEELPYSQTDFHHAKPVYEMLPGWSEDISKAKSFSDLPKNAQAYVKALEEMSGAPISAIGVGPGRDETIEINSFL, translated from the coding sequence GTGCCCGCACTTGTGCTGCTCGGTGCTCAGTGGGGTGACGAAGGCAAGGGAAAGGCGACGGACCTGCTCGGTGGCTCCGTCGACTATGTGGTGCGCTACCAGGGCGGCAACAACGCCGGCCACACGGTGGTCGTGGGCGACCAGAAGTACGCCCTGCACCTGCTGCCTTCCGGGATCCTGTCCCCCGGCTGCACGCCGGTCATCGGCAACGGCGTCGTCGTCGACCCGTCGGTCCTGCTCTCCGAGCTGAGCGGTCTGAACGAGCGCGGCGTCGACACGTCCAAGCTCCTGATCAGCGGTAACGCGCACATCATCACGCCGTACAACGTGACGGTGGACAAGGTGACCGAGCGCTTCCTCGGCAAGCGCAAGATCGGGACCACCGGCCGCGGCATCGGCCCGACCTACGCCGACAAGATCAACCGCGTCGGCATCCGGGTGCAGGACCTCTACGACGAGTCGATCCTCACCCAGAAGGTCGAGGCGGCCCTCGACGTCAAGAACCAGGTGCTCACCAAGCTCTACAACCGGCGCGCGATCGCCGTGGAGCAGGTGGTCGAGGAGCTGCTGGGCTACGCGGAGAAGCTGGCGCCGTACGTCGCCGACACCGTGCTGGTGCTGAACGAGGCGCTGGAGCAGGACAAGGTGGTCCTCTTCGAGGGCGGTCAGGGCACCCTGCTCGACATCGACCACGGCACGTACCCCTTCGTCACCTCGTCCAACCCGACCGCGGGCGGCGCCTGCACGGGCGCGGGCGTCGGCCCGACGAAGATCAGCCGGGTCATCGGCATCCTGAAGGCGTACACCACCCGCGTCGGCGCGGGCCCGTTCCCGACGGAGCTGTTCGACGAGGACGGCGAGGCGCTGCGCCGCATCGGCGGCGAGCGGGGCGTCACCACCGGCCGTGACCGCCGCTGCGGCTGGTTCGACGCGGTGATCGCCCGCTACGCGACCCGGGTGAACGGCCTGACCGACTTCTTCCTCACCAAGCTCGACGTCCTCACCGGCTGGGAGCAGATCCCGGTCTGCGTGGCGTACGAGATCGACGGCAGGCGCGTCGAGGAGCTGCCGTACTCGCAGACGGACTTCCACCACGCGAAGCCGGTCTACGAGATGCTGCCGGGCTGGAGCGAGGACATCAGCAAGGCGAAGTCCTTCTCCGACCTGCCGAAGAACGCCCAGGCGTACGTGAAGGCCCTGGAGGAGATGTCCGGCGCCCCGATCTCCGCGATCGGCGTGGGCCCGGGCCGCGACGAGACGATCGAGATCAACTCGTTCCTCTGA
- a CDS encoding diacylglycerol kinase family protein, producing MAEVATSGTSSATSDQLLVVIDPVARRADGESVRIARDVLRAGAARAKVCLPDGPEEFARVLARRGSRRPVVVGDDRALVRAVELLHRQRELAGCALSLVPVGGSVSLARSLGVPSGAVAAARAVLDGAERRMDLLVDDSDGVVLGALRIPPLGAREAAVGRPWLRTCRSLARTLVPTRPSRIVSAPESGTARLRVEVDGETLVDLHQPVRTVSVVPCALGTARVEVRPASVDAEAPPLVAEGRTVTVSGAHFRYRADALVSGPVRTRTWVVREEAWGLVLPAR from the coding sequence ATGGCCGAGGTGGCGACATCCGGGACGTCTTCCGCGACGTCCGATCAGCTCCTGGTGGTCATCGATCCGGTCGCCCGGCGGGCGGACGGCGAGTCGGTCCGGATCGCGCGGGACGTGCTCCGCGCGGGTGCGGCGAGGGCGAAGGTGTGCCTGCCGGACGGCCCCGAGGAGTTCGCCCGGGTGCTGGCCCGGCGCGGCTCACGGCGTCCAGTGGTGGTGGGCGACGACCGGGCCCTGGTCCGCGCGGTGGAGCTGCTGCACCGGCAGCGTGAGCTGGCCGGGTGCGCCCTGTCCCTGGTCCCGGTCGGCGGCTCCGTGTCGCTCGCCCGGTCGCTGGGCGTGCCGTCCGGGGCGGTGGCCGCGGCGCGGGCCGTGCTGGACGGGGCGGAGCGGCGGATGGACCTGCTGGTCGACGACAGCGACGGCGTGGTGCTCGGCGCGCTGCGGATCCCGCCGCTCGGGGCGCGGGAGGCCGCGGTGGGGCGCCCCTGGCTGCGGACGTGCCGGTCCCTCGCCCGGACCCTGGTGCCGACCCGGCCGTCCAGGATCGTCTCCGCTCCCGAGTCGGGAACCGCGCGGCTGCGGGTGGAGGTCGACGGGGAGACGCTCGTCGACCTGCACCAGCCGGTGCGGACCGTGTCGGTCGTTCCCTGCGCCCTGGGGACGGCCCGGGTCGAGGTGCGGCCGGCCTCGGTGGACGCGGAGGCGCCCCCGCTGGTGGCCGAGGGACGCACGGTGACCGTGTCGGGCGCCCACTTCCGCTACCGGGCGGACGCGCTGGTGTCGGGACCGGTGCGGACCCGGACGTGGGTGGTGCGGGAGGAGGCGTGGGGGCTGGTGCTGCCGGCGCGGTAG
- a CDS encoding helix-turn-helix domain-containing protein, protein MAEPAGTDRDPEAVSRFVEQFAAQLVEAGLPRMPARVFAALLSSDTGVLTSAELGERLRISPAAVSGAVRYLAQQHMVSREREPGSRRERYRVHGNQWYEALANRETVIRRWEDGLREGVASLGPATPAGRRLAETLAFFEFVEREVEAMMERWRVCREEQFGRG, encoded by the coding sequence ATGGCGGAGCCGGCCGGAACGGACCGGGACCCGGAGGCGGTCTCACGGTTCGTGGAGCAGTTCGCCGCGCAGCTGGTGGAGGCGGGACTCCCGCGGATGCCCGCCCGCGTCTTCGCGGCCCTGCTCTCCTCCGACACCGGCGTGCTGACCTCCGCCGAGCTGGGGGAGCGGCTGAGGATCTCGCCGGCCGCGGTCTCCGGAGCGGTGCGCTACCTGGCGCAGCAGCACATGGTCTCCCGCGAACGGGAACCGGGCTCGCGCCGGGAGCGGTACCGCGTGCACGGCAACCAGTGGTACGAGGCCCTCGCCAACCGCGAGACCGTCATCCGGCGCTGGGAGGACGGCCTGCGCGAGGGCGTCGCCAGCCTGGGCCCGGCCACCCCGGCGGGCCGCCGGCTGGCGGAGACGCTGGCCTTCTTCGAGTTCGTCGAGAGGGAGGTCGAGGCGATGATGGAGCGCTGGCGGGTCTGCCGGGAGGAGCAGTTCGGGCGGGGGTGA
- a CDS encoding ABC transporter ATP-binding protein, translated as MTKAISVSGLHKSFGRTRALDGLDLDVESGEVHGFLGPNGAGKSTTLRVLLGLLRADSGAARVLGRDPWSDAVELHRRLAYVPGDVELWPNLTGGEAIDLLARLRGGLDRQRRAELLDRFDLDPTKKGRAYSKGNRQKVAIVAALASDAELLLLDEPTSGLDPLMEVVFQDVVGEAKAAGRTVLLSSHILAQVEKLADRVSIIRQGRTVQSGTLGELRHLTRTTVEAETERPADGLDGLPGVHDLRILDETTGRVRFAVDGGQLDRVVRRLSEFGIRSLTSHPPTLEELMLRHYGDELAANGHGAGRSTDGDPR; from the coding sequence GTGACCAAAGCCATCAGCGTCTCCGGACTCCACAAGTCGTTCGGCCGCACACGCGCGCTCGACGGCCTCGACCTGGACGTCGAGTCCGGCGAGGTCCACGGCTTCCTCGGCCCCAACGGCGCCGGGAAGTCCACCACCCTCCGCGTCCTGCTCGGCCTGCTGCGCGCCGACTCCGGCGCCGCCCGGGTGCTCGGCCGGGACCCCTGGTCGGACGCCGTGGAGCTCCACCGCCGCCTCGCCTACGTCCCCGGCGACGTCGAGCTGTGGCCGAACCTCACCGGCGGCGAGGCCATCGACCTGCTGGCGCGGCTGCGCGGCGGCCTGGACCGGCAGCGGCGCGCCGAGCTCCTCGACCGCTTCGACCTGGACCCCACCAAGAAGGGCCGCGCCTACTCCAAGGGCAACCGGCAGAAGGTCGCCATCGTCGCCGCGCTCGCCTCCGACGCCGAGCTGCTGCTCCTGGACGAGCCGACCTCGGGACTGGACCCGCTCATGGAGGTCGTCTTCCAGGACGTCGTCGGCGAGGCCAAGGCCGCCGGCCGGACCGTCCTGCTCTCCAGCCACATCCTGGCCCAGGTGGAGAAGCTCGCCGACCGGGTGAGCATCATCCGGCAGGGGCGCACCGTCCAGTCCGGCACCCTCGGCGAGCTGCGCCACCTGACCCGCACCACCGTCGAGGCGGAGACCGAGCGGCCCGCCGACGGCCTGGACGGGCTGCCCGGCGTCCACGACCTGCGGATCCTCGACGAGACCACCGGCCGGGTCCGCTTCGCCGTCGACGGCGGACAGCTCGACAGGGTCGTCCGCAGGCTCAGCGAGTTCGGCATCCGCAGCCTGACCAGCCACCCGCCCACCCTGGAGGAACTGATGCTCCGCCACTACGGCGACGAGCTCGCCGCCAACGGGCACGGCGCCGGCCGGAGCACGGACGGGGACCCGCGATGA
- a CDS encoding ABC transporter permease, with product MTTGTITPRAPAPTGPVTGGNALAGTRTLIRFVLRRDRVRLPVWVLALSLGTLATANSFRTLYDDPQERANAVRSMDSPAGLAMSGPRHYLDDYGFGSMLSHQMLGFTAVLVGLMSVLIVTRHTRAEEETGRAELVRSAVVGRHAHLAAALAVAVLANLALALLLALGLAGLGLEGVGPAGSLLYGLAHAAAGLVFAAVAAVTAQITAHARGASGTALAVVGVAYVLRAAGDSGENDALSWLSPIGWVQRSYPYVDDRWWPLLLCLVLAAALAAAGFVLSTRRDVGAGLRPERLGPPTASAALTTSSGFALRLHRGMLAGFGAGLFLMGAMYGSITGDAEDMLKDIDQVREALERIGGAGVAESFASMVMVVLAVVAAVYVVMAALRPRSEETAGRAEPLLATGLSRTRWAGGHLAVAMGGGTFVLLLAGLGFGVAGAASTGDGGLLPELVGAALAYAPALWVTIGVAVLLFGWFPRASAAAWAVPVYAFVVGYLGEILRFPDWMKNLSPFGHVPRLPAADLDLTPLLLLTLVAAGLVWLGLAGFRRRDLDTK from the coding sequence ATGACCACCGGGACCATCACCCCGCGGGCTCCGGCCCCCACCGGCCCGGTCACCGGCGGCAACGCGCTGGCCGGGACCCGGACGCTGATCCGCTTCGTCCTGCGCCGGGACCGGGTCCGGCTCCCGGTGTGGGTCCTGGCCCTGTCCCTCGGCACGCTCGCCACGGCGAACAGCTTCCGCACTCTGTACGACGACCCGCAGGAGCGGGCGAACGCCGTCCGGAGCATGGACAGCCCGGCCGGCCTCGCCATGTCCGGCCCCCGCCACTACCTCGACGACTACGGCTTCGGCTCCATGCTGAGCCACCAGATGCTCGGTTTCACGGCCGTCCTCGTCGGCCTCATGAGCGTGCTGATCGTCACCCGGCACACCCGCGCCGAGGAGGAGACGGGCCGCGCCGAACTGGTGCGCTCGGCCGTCGTGGGCCGCCACGCCCACCTCGCCGCGGCCCTGGCCGTCGCGGTCCTGGCCAACCTCGCCCTGGCGCTGCTGCTGGCCCTCGGCCTGGCCGGCCTGGGCCTGGAGGGCGTCGGCCCGGCGGGCTCACTGCTCTACGGCCTCGCCCACGCCGCCGCCGGTCTCGTCTTCGCCGCCGTCGCCGCGGTCACCGCCCAGATCACCGCGCACGCGCGCGGCGCGTCCGGCACGGCGCTCGCGGTCGTCGGCGTCGCCTACGTGCTGCGGGCCGCCGGCGACAGCGGCGAGAACGACGCCCTGTCCTGGCTGTCCCCGATCGGCTGGGTGCAGCGCAGCTACCCGTACGTCGACGACCGCTGGTGGCCGCTCCTGCTCTGCCTGGTGCTCGCGGCGGCGCTCGCGGCGGCGGGCTTCGTGCTCTCCACCCGCCGGGACGTGGGCGCGGGCCTGCGTCCGGAGAGACTGGGTCCGCCCACCGCCTCCGCCGCGCTCACCACGTCGTCCGGCTTCGCCCTGCGGCTGCACCGCGGCATGCTGGCCGGCTTCGGCGCGGGCCTGTTCCTGATGGGCGCGATGTACGGGTCGATCACCGGGGACGCCGAGGACATGCTGAAGGACATCGACCAGGTCCGGGAGGCCCTGGAGCGCATCGGCGGGGCCGGCGTCGCCGAGTCCTTCGCCTCCATGGTCATGGTGGTCCTCGCGGTGGTGGCGGCGGTGTACGTCGTCATGGCGGCCCTGCGGCCCCGCTCCGAGGAGACCGCGGGCCGCGCCGAGCCCCTGCTCGCCACCGGTCTCTCCCGCACCCGCTGGGCCGGCGGCCACCTGGCCGTGGCCATGGGCGGCGGTACGTTCGTCCTGCTGCTGGCCGGGCTCGGCTTCGGCGTCGCGGGCGCGGCCTCGACCGGAGACGGCGGACTGCTCCCGGAGCTGGTGGGGGCGGCCCTCGCGTACGCGCCCGCCCTGTGGGTCACGATCGGGGTGGCCGTGCTGCTCTTCGGCTGGTTCCCGCGGGCGAGTGCGGCGGCCTGGGCCGTGCCGGTGTACGCCTTCGTGGTCGGTTACCTCGGCGAGATCCTCCGGTTCCCGGACTGGATGAAGAACCTCTCCCCGTTCGGCCACGTCCCCCGGCTCCCCGCCGCGGACCTGGACCTGACCCCGCTGCTCCTGCTGACCCTCGTCGCCGCCGGTCTGGTGTGGCTGGGCCTGGCGGGCTTCCGGAGGCGGGACCTGGACACGAAGTAG
- a CDS encoding cytochrome P450: MAAPSDLAFDPWDPAFVADPYPAYAELRAQGRVRYFEPTDQWLVAHHADVSALLRDRRLGRTYLHRFSHEEFGRTPPPPEHEPFHTLNDHGMLDLEPPDHTRIRRLVSKAFTPRTVERLRPYVRRLADDLVARLVAEGGGDLLRDVAEPLPVAVIAEMLGIPESDRAPLRPWSADICGMYELNPGEEAAAKAVRASLEFSDYLRGLIAERRENPGDDLISGLIAAHDEDDRLTEQEMISTCVLLLNAGHEATVNSTVNGWWALFRHPGQLAALRADHSLVPTAVEELMRYDTPLQLFERWVLDEIEIDGQVIPRGAEIAMLFGSANHDPAVFADPSRLDLTRRDNPHISFSAGIHYCIGAPLARIELAASMTALLEQAPALRLAAEPVRRPNFVIRGLEGLAVEV, encoded by the coding sequence ATGGCAGCCCCTTCCGACCTCGCTTTCGACCCGTGGGACCCCGCGTTCGTCGCCGACCCGTACCCCGCCTACGCCGAACTGCGCGCACAGGGCCGGGTGCGGTACTTCGAGCCGACGGACCAGTGGCTGGTCGCGCATCACGCGGACGTCTCGGCGCTGCTGCGCGACCGGCGCCTGGGACGGACGTACCTGCACCGGTTCAGCCACGAGGAGTTCGGCCGCACGCCCCCGCCGCCGGAGCACGAGCCGTTCCACACGCTCAACGACCACGGCATGCTCGACCTCGAACCGCCGGACCACACCCGCATCCGCCGCCTGGTGTCGAAGGCGTTCACCCCGCGCACGGTCGAGAGGCTGCGGCCGTACGTGCGCCGGCTCGCGGACGACCTGGTGGCGCGGCTCGTCGCGGAGGGCGGCGGCGACCTGCTGCGGGACGTCGCCGAGCCGCTGCCGGTCGCGGTGATCGCGGAGATGCTGGGCATCCCGGAGTCCGACCGCGCGCCGCTGCGGCCCTGGTCGGCGGACATCTGCGGGATGTACGAGCTGAACCCGGGCGAGGAGGCCGCGGCGAAGGCGGTCCGGGCGTCGCTCGAGTTCTCCGACTACCTGCGCGGACTGATCGCCGAACGCCGCGAGAACCCCGGGGACGACCTGATCTCCGGCCTGATCGCCGCCCACGACGAGGACGACCGGCTCACCGAGCAGGAGATGATCTCCACCTGCGTCCTGCTGCTGAACGCGGGCCACGAGGCGACCGTGAACTCCACGGTCAACGGCTGGTGGGCGCTGTTCCGCCACCCCGGCCAGCTCGCCGCCCTGCGCGCCGACCACTCCCTCGTCCCCACCGCCGTCGAGGAGCTGATGCGCTACGACACCCCGCTGCAGCTCTTCGAACGCTGGGTGCTGGACGAGATCGAGATCGACGGCCAGGTGATCCCCCGGGGCGCGGAGATCGCCATGCTGTTCGGCTCCGCCAACCACGACCCGGCGGTCTTCGCCGACCCGTCCCGCCTGGACCTCACCCGTCGCGACAACCCGCACATCTCCTTCAGCGCCGGCATCCACTACTGCATCGGCGCCCCGCTGGCCCGCATCGAACTGGCCGCCTCGATGACGGCCCTCCTGGAACAGGCCCCCGCCCTCCGCCTGGCGGCGGAACCGGTGCGCAGGCCGAACTTCGTGATCCGGGGGCTGGAAGGGCTGGCGGTCGAGGTCTGA
- a CDS encoding VOC family protein: protein MEQRITLITLGVTDLARAKAFYEALGWRGQEVQDTVFFQAGGLGVVLWGRDELARDSGLEPGTPGGFGGIVLAHNVRSDAEVDELLATVERAGGTVTKPAVLNDIGFYSGAFTDPDGHAWEVAHNPGLPLAEDGTVTVPDFGAA from the coding sequence ATGGAACAGCGCATCACCCTGATCACGCTGGGGGTCACCGACCTCGCCCGCGCCAAGGCCTTCTACGAGGCCCTGGGCTGGCGGGGGCAGGAGGTCCAGGACACCGTCTTCTTCCAGGCGGGCGGTCTCGGGGTCGTCCTGTGGGGGCGGGACGAGCTGGCGCGGGACTCCGGTCTCGAACCCGGGACCCCGGGCGGGTTCGGCGGCATCGTCCTCGCGCACAACGTCCGCTCCGACGCCGAGGTCGACGAGCTGCTCGCGACGGTGGAACGGGCCGGCGGGACCGTCACCAAGCCGGCCGTCCTCAACGACATCGGCTTCTACTCCGGCGCCTTCACCGACCCCGACGGCCACGCCTGGGAGGTCGCCCACAACCCCGGCCTCCCGCTCGCCGAGGACGGCACGGTCACCGTCCCCGACTTCGGCGCCGCCTGA
- a CDS encoding response regulator transcription factor — translation MTIRVLIADDQMMVREGFSVLLNAMPDIEVVGEAVNGRQAVEKVRELAPDVVLMDIRMPELNGIEATREIVAADDAAKVLVLTTFDLDEYVYQALRAGASGFLLKDASARRLADGVRVVAAGEALLAPSVTRRLITEFSKLSDVPRVLPSAQGTYGDLTERETEVLVLIAQGLSNAEIAGRLVVAESTIKTHVSRILVKLGLRDRTQAAVFAYEARLVTPG, via the coding sequence ATGACCATTCGCGTGCTGATCGCGGACGACCAGATGATGGTGCGCGAGGGCTTCTCGGTACTGCTCAACGCGATGCCGGACATCGAGGTCGTCGGCGAGGCCGTCAACGGCCGGCAGGCGGTCGAGAAGGTCCGGGAACTGGCCCCGGACGTGGTCCTGATGGACATCCGCATGCCGGAGCTGAACGGCATCGAGGCGACCCGGGAGATCGTCGCCGCGGACGACGCGGCGAAGGTGCTGGTGCTGACCACCTTCGACCTCGACGAGTACGTCTACCAGGCGCTGCGCGCGGGCGCCTCCGGCTTCCTGCTCAAGGACGCCTCCGCCCGCCGGCTCGCCGACGGCGTCCGGGTCGTCGCGGCCGGCGAGGCGCTGCTCGCCCCGTCGGTCACCCGGCGGCTGATCACCGAGTTCTCCAAGCTGTCCGACGTACCGCGGGTGCTGCCGTCCGCGCAGGGGACGTACGGGGACCTCACCGAGCGGGAGACGGAGGTGCTGGTGCTGATCGCGCAGGGCCTGTCGAACGCGGAGATCGCCGGGCGGCTGGTGGTCGCCGAGTCGACGATCAAGACGCACGTGAGCCGCATCCTGGTGAAGCTGGGCCTGCGGGACCGCACCCAGGCGGCGGTGTTCGCGTACGAGGCGCGCCTCGTCACGCCGGGCTGA
- a CDS encoding histidine kinase, producing MTETTHQQSPRTGDGDRSPEYRLVQNSLRGLRQDLFHDPFAYRPLGPRPATGPLLRRLPARTRSAAERLPHAVVGATALLTLLIGAISGSEPGGDVRALLTGLLCALPVVATLTRPVGAFWLSIAVSPVTALLNGGGTDWPWMPGAFVSHLTVLVVVALRTRPRTAVWMWVVTLVYALLSDIFIGGSYYYTNGGPMLVTSAFALLVVCLWHVRHTAQQEVTAQQTVTARERSRRTLLEERTTIARELHDVVAHHMSVVAIQAEAAPYRVENPPEELERAFATIRENAVAALTELRRILGVVRAEDYEVPDAPQPTLADLDALLVNVRNAGLTVEKVVTGAVRELPQGVELSAYRIVQEALSNSLRHAPGASARVEIGYVLGGLGVRVVNGPMPEPSLVKPTRHPATAPEGELRPPSPAGAGHGITGMRERVAMLNGEMTAGPTEDGGYEVAVFLPVTAVNEGDA from the coding sequence GTGACCGAGACGACGCACCAGCAGTCCCCGCGCACCGGGGACGGGGACCGCAGCCCGGAGTACCGGCTGGTCCAGAACTCCCTCAGGGGTCTGCGCCAGGACCTGTTCCACGACCCCTTCGCCTACCGCCCGCTGGGCCCCCGGCCGGCGACCGGCCCGCTCCTGCGCCGGCTGCCCGCGCGGACGCGCTCCGCCGCCGAACGGCTCCCGCACGCGGTGGTGGGGGCGACCGCGCTGCTCACCCTGCTGATCGGCGCCATCTCGGGCAGCGAGCCCGGCGGGGACGTCCGGGCACTGCTGACCGGTCTGCTGTGCGCGCTTCCCGTGGTCGCCACGCTGACCCGGCCGGTCGGCGCGTTCTGGCTGTCCATCGCCGTGAGCCCGGTGACCGCGCTGCTCAACGGCGGGGGGACCGACTGGCCGTGGATGCCCGGCGCGTTCGTCAGCCACCTCACCGTGCTGGTGGTGGTCGCGCTGCGCACCCGGCCCCGCACCGCCGTCTGGATGTGGGTCGTCACCCTCGTCTACGCCCTGCTCTCGGACATCTTCATCGGCGGGTCGTACTACTACACCAACGGCGGGCCGATGCTGGTGACGTCGGCGTTCGCCCTGCTCGTGGTCTGCCTCTGGCACGTCCGGCACACCGCCCAGCAGGAGGTGACCGCCCAGCAGACCGTCACCGCGCGGGAGCGGTCCCGGCGCACCCTGCTGGAGGAGCGCACCACCATCGCCCGCGAGCTGCACGACGTGGTGGCCCACCACATGTCGGTGGTCGCCATCCAGGCCGAGGCCGCGCCGTACCGGGTGGAGAACCCGCCGGAGGAGCTGGAGCGCGCCTTCGCCACCATCCGGGAGAACGCGGTCGCCGCCCTCACCGAGCTGCGCCGCATCCTCGGCGTGGTCCGCGCCGAGGACTACGAGGTCCCGGACGCCCCGCAGCCCACCCTCGCCGATCTGGACGCCCTGCTGGTCAACGTGCGGAACGCCGGTCTGACCGTGGAGAAGGTGGTGACCGGCGCGGTGCGGGAGCTGCCGCAGGGCGTGGAGCTGTCGGCGTACCGGATCGTGCAGGAGGCGCTGAGCAACAGCCTGCGGCACGCGCCCGGCGCGAGCGCCCGCGTGGAGATCGGGTACGTTCTCGGCGGGCTCGGCGTGCGGGTCGTCAACGGTCCGATGCCCGAGCCGAGCCTGGTGAAGCCCACCCGTCACCCGGCCACCGCCCCTGAGGGAGAGCTTCGCCCGCCCTCTCCGGCCGGAGCCGGTCACGGCATCACCGGCATGCGCGAGCGGGTCGCCATGCTGAACGGCGAGATGACCGCCGGGCCGACCGAGGACGGCGGCTACGAGGTCGCGGTGTTCCTGCCGGTCACCGCGGTGAACGAGGGTGACGCATGA
- a CDS encoding response regulator transcription factor, with the protein MIRVLIADDQQMVRQGFTVLLNTQPDIEVVGQAVNGLDAVEQVGELVPDVVLMDIRMPELGGIEATARITAATPEVKVLVLTTFDLDEYVYEALRAGASGFLLKDASAEQLAEAVRVVAAGDALLAPGVTRRLIAEFSRLDPRPRTPLRRRVGDLTERETEVLSLIAQGLSNAEIAVRLVVAEQTVKTHVGRILVKLGLRDRTQAAVFAYESGLVRPSGY; encoded by the coding sequence ATGATCCGCGTACTGATCGCCGACGACCAGCAGATGGTCCGGCAGGGCTTCACCGTGCTGCTGAACACCCAGCCCGACATCGAGGTCGTCGGCCAGGCGGTGAACGGCCTCGACGCGGTCGAGCAGGTCGGCGAACTGGTCCCGGACGTGGTCCTGATGGACATCCGCATGCCCGAACTCGGCGGCATCGAGGCCACCGCCCGCATCACCGCCGCGACCCCGGAGGTGAAGGTGCTGGTGCTGACCACCTTCGACCTGGACGAGTACGTGTACGAGGCGCTGCGCGCGGGCGCCTCCGGCTTCCTGCTCAAGGACGCCTCCGCCGAGCAGCTCGCCGAGGCGGTGCGGGTGGTGGCCGCCGGGGACGCGCTGCTCGCGCCGGGCGTCACCCGTCGGCTGATCGCCGAGTTCTCCCGTCTGGACCCGCGGCCCCGCACGCCCCTGCGCCGGCGGGTGGGCGACCTCACCGAGCGCGAGACGGAGGTGCTGTCGCTGATCGCGCAGGGCCTGTCCAACGCGGAGATCGCCGTGCGGCTGGTGGTGGCCGAGCAGACGGTGAAGACGCACGTCGGCCGGATCCTGGTGAAGCTGGGCCTGCGCGACCGCACCCAGGCGGCGGTGTTCGCGTACGAGTCGGGGCTGGTGCGTCCTTCCGGTTACTGA